From a region of the Streptacidiphilus albus JL83 genome:
- a CDS encoding glycosyltransferase family 4 protein encodes MDSTRDTAPGPARPRTIVQITPYYPPHLGGLERVVQRLSQEQAKRHEVRVVTTGIGAEGALHRYQQGSLTVHRHRAVEWAHTAVSPGLPLSLLRAPRSSVLHLHSAHALIPELVALTARLRGQRFLLHFHLDVDGSGPLGVLLPAYKKHVFGRVARAAAGVVVLTGAQADFVREAYRVPADRIFVVPNGVGEEFFRPPREPEDRPLELLFVGRLNPQKGVDRLLDALSRTARPVRLRIVGDGELRGPLEARARELGLEDVSFSGALHGRDLLDAYARADVFVLPSEKEGMPLVALEAMAASLPVVATDVPGNAELLRGVGLLVAPDAAELAAAIDRVAADPELRRQLAGRSAAAARGHSWAAVAEQVEQVYTKVFG; translated from the coding sequence ATGGACAGCACCCGAGACACCGCACCCGGTCCGGCACGGCCCCGCACCATCGTGCAGATCACCCCCTACTACCCGCCGCACCTGGGCGGCCTGGAACGCGTGGTGCAACGGCTCTCCCAGGAGCAGGCCAAGCGGCACGAGGTGCGGGTGGTCACCACCGGCATCGGCGCCGAGGGCGCGCTCCACCGCTACCAGCAGGGGAGCCTGACCGTGCACCGGCACCGCGCCGTCGAATGGGCGCACACCGCGGTCTCCCCCGGGCTGCCGCTGTCGCTGCTGCGTGCCCCGCGCTCCTCGGTCCTGCACCTGCACAGCGCGCACGCGCTGATCCCGGAACTGGTCGCGCTGACCGCCCGGCTCCGGGGGCAGCGCTTCCTGCTCCACTTCCACCTGGACGTGGACGGCTCCGGACCGCTGGGGGTGCTGCTGCCGGCCTACAAGAAGCACGTCTTCGGCCGGGTCGCCCGGGCCGCCGCCGGGGTCGTGGTGCTGACCGGGGCTCAGGCCGACTTCGTCCGGGAGGCCTACCGGGTGCCCGCCGACCGGATCTTCGTGGTGCCCAACGGGGTCGGCGAGGAGTTCTTCCGGCCGCCGCGCGAGCCGGAGGACCGGCCGCTGGAGCTGCTGTTCGTCGGCCGGCTGAATCCGCAGAAGGGCGTCGACCGGCTGCTGGACGCGCTGAGCCGGACCGCTCGGCCGGTGCGGCTGCGCATCGTCGGCGACGGCGAGCTGCGCGGGCCGCTGGAGGCGCGGGCCCGCGAGCTCGGGCTGGAGGACGTCAGCTTCTCCGGCGCCCTGCACGGCCGGGACCTGCTCGACGCCTACGCCCGGGCCGACGTCTTCGTGCTGCCCTCCGAGAAGGAGGGCATGCCGCTGGTGGCACTGGAGGCCATGGCGGCTTCCCTGCCGGTGGTGGCCACCGACGTCCCCGGCAACGCCGAACTGCTGCGCGGGGTCGGACTGCTGGTGGCCCCCGACGCGGCGGAGCTGGCGGCCGCGATCGACCGGGTCGCGGCCGATCCGGAGCTGCGCCGGCAGCTCGCCGGGCGCAGCGCGGCCGCCGCCCGCGGCCACTCCTGGGCCGCGGTGGCCGAGCAGGTCGAACAGGTCTACACGAAGGTCTTCGGATGA
- a CDS encoding LamG domain-containing protein yields MTDGREDRDESVPSERDPRAGRQAPSALPDPRISAPAADDSTRLLGYGYPPASPPPRDEPTQLLSPVVGYGYPQPAPAPAPAPTSADEPGRVPGYGYPPQQPARPVQPEPFRPAPPRPQQPYPPQQVNPQQAAPQQGFAAQQGFAPQQAGPQQGFPPPRANPPQQGFPPSPPLPGLPVPPSNEPDWSSLADQHDARARRTRRLRIGGIALAVCVVVAGGVVALQSRGGKPTPHAGPTASATATGPSASASGPTTAPSASSTSPTVPGQPGVLADQSGQSDLALGPGATVSSVQNGFVASFDNASNSYAQSADPVVDTTKGFSVSAWVYNQAHTLTRAAISQGDGVSYSFMLGRDIVNGRSGWTFSVQTGGNGADSTVYEARVNSASTVGDWALLTGVYSASKHTIQLYVNAVPGATVTVPGIWTGTGPLQLGRDRHHGLWDDSWDGVIGHIQIWNQPLDQAEVTNVKNGGSGLSAHPVASWLVG; encoded by the coding sequence ATGACCGACGGCAGGGAAGACCGGGACGAGTCCGTCCCCTCGGAGCGGGACCCCCGAGCGGGTCGGCAGGCGCCTTCCGCGCTGCCCGACCCCCGGATATCGGCCCCGGCGGCGGACGACTCCACCCGACTCCTCGGTTACGGCTACCCGCCCGCGTCACCGCCGCCGCGCGACGAGCCCACCCAACTGCTCAGCCCCGTCGTCGGCTACGGCTACCCGCAGCCCGCGCCGGCGCCCGCGCCCGCGCCGACGTCGGCCGATGAGCCCGGCCGGGTCCCCGGCTACGGCTACCCGCCGCAGCAGCCGGCGCGGCCGGTGCAGCCGGAGCCGTTCCGCCCCGCGCCGCCCAGGCCGCAGCAGCCCTACCCGCCGCAGCAGGTCAATCCGCAGCAGGCCGCCCCGCAGCAGGGCTTCGCCGCGCAGCAGGGCTTCGCCCCGCAGCAGGCCGGCCCGCAGCAGGGCTTCCCGCCGCCGCGGGCCAATCCGCCGCAGCAGGGCTTCCCGCCGTCACCTCCGCTGCCCGGGCTTCCCGTTCCCCCCTCCAACGAGCCGGACTGGTCCTCGCTGGCCGACCAGCACGACGCCCGGGCCCGGCGCACCCGCCGACTGCGGATCGGCGGCATCGCGCTCGCCGTCTGCGTGGTCGTGGCCGGCGGCGTCGTGGCCCTGCAGAGCCGGGGCGGGAAGCCGACGCCGCACGCCGGACCCACCGCCAGCGCCACCGCCACCGGGCCCTCGGCCTCGGCCTCGGGGCCGACCACCGCTCCGAGCGCGTCCTCGACCTCGCCCACCGTCCCCGGGCAGCCCGGGGTCCTCGCCGACCAGTCCGGGCAGTCCGACCTCGCGCTGGGCCCGGGCGCCACCGTCAGCTCGGTCCAGAACGGCTTTGTGGCCTCCTTCGATAACGCCTCCAACTCCTATGCGCAGTCGGCCGATCCGGTGGTCGACACGACCAAGGGCTTCAGCGTCTCGGCCTGGGTCTACAACCAGGCGCACACCCTGACCCGGGCCGCCATCAGCCAGGGCGACGGCGTGTCCTACTCCTTCATGCTGGGCCGCGACATCGTCAACGGCCGCTCCGGCTGGACGTTCAGCGTCCAGACCGGGGGCAACGGCGCGGACAGCACCGTCTACGAGGCGCGGGTCAACAGCGCCTCCACGGTCGGCGACTGGGCCCTGCTCACGGGGGTCTACAGCGCGTCGAAGCACACCATCCAGCTCTATGTGAACGCCGTTCCGGGCGCCACCGTCACCGTCCCCGGGATCTGGACCGGGACGGGCCCGCTGCAACTCGGCCGGGACCGCCACCACGGCCTGTGGGACGACTCCTGGGACGGCGTCATCGGCCACATCCAGATCTGGAACCAGCCGCTGGACCAGGCCGAGGTCACCAATGTGAAGAACGGCGGCTCCGGGCTCTCCGCCCATCCCGTCGCCTCCTGGCTGGTCGGCTGA
- a CDS encoding NAD(P)H-dependent oxidoreductase: MSVRVLALVGSLRAGSHNRQLAEAAVKHAPEGVEVVLYEGLAEIPFYNEDIDVEGTVPAAAAALREAAGQADAFLLFSPEYNGTITAVLKNAVDWLSRPYGAGALAGKPAAVVGTAYGQFGGLWAQDETRKTLGVAGANVLTEAALSLPGSVVRFAELHPQDDAEVAEKLPTVVAQLAAAVTASA; encoded by the coding sequence ATGTCCGTACGCGTTCTCGCCCTCGTCGGCAGCCTGCGCGCAGGCTCGCACAACCGCCAGCTCGCCGAGGCCGCTGTGAAGCACGCCCCCGAGGGCGTCGAGGTCGTGCTGTACGAGGGCCTCGCCGAGATCCCCTTCTACAACGAGGACATCGACGTCGAGGGCACCGTCCCCGCCGCGGCCGCCGCGCTGCGCGAGGCCGCCGGCCAGGCCGACGCCTTCCTCCTGTTCTCGCCCGAGTACAACGGCACCATCACCGCCGTGCTGAAGAACGCCGTGGACTGGCTCTCCCGTCCCTACGGCGCGGGCGCGCTGGCCGGCAAGCCGGCCGCCGTCGTCGGCACCGCCTACGGCCAGTTCGGCGGCCTGTGGGCGCAGGACGAGACCCGCAAGACCCTGGGCGTGGCCGGCGCCAACGTGCTGACCGAGGCCGCGCTGTCGCTGCCCGGCTCCGTGGTCCGCTTCGCCGAGCTGCACCCGCAGGACGACGCCGAGGTCGCCGAGAAGCTTCCCACCGTGGTCGCCCAGCTCGCCGCCGCCGTGACGGCCTCCGCCTGA
- a CDS encoding amidohydrolase gives MPTADALITGAVLRTLDPARPATETADVAVKDGTIVAVGADSADWRGPATAVHDLAGATLTPGLVDGHMHPVLGSTSFTGIDLSGCHDVDQLRAALAEAVRTTGRGEWITGFALDHNTFAGQPITNSLIEDVLDGIPAVLVLYDGHSALASEAALRAAGIDGPRDFASRSEIVCDPEGRPTGLLLEDGAVRLVQQVTPIPDLAERRTKVLGVLQAMAATGLTGGHVMDLNGDSLELVSGLEELPLRLRFAPWAMPGEIDDQIDELIDRHGTAGHRWSIDAVKFFIDGTVEGGTAWLEHADCHGRSTDSFWRDPAQYTRAVHRLDAAGIQTATHAIGDAGVRYALDTVAGAPGRGRTDAVRHRIEHIETLPYEQIRRFAELGVAASMQPTHTAYTKADHSDEWSLRVGAERAARAWCCRDLRDSGATLVLGSDWPIAHFDPRQVLATAQLRRLPGTDAAPVLPEQALTGLMALEGMTSHAAYATGQERHAGRIAPGYRADLTAFAVDPATAAPDELAEAPIRLTMLDGTATHRED, from the coding sequence ATGCCCACAGCTGACGCCCTGATCACCGGAGCCGTGCTCCGCACCCTCGACCCGGCCCGGCCGGCCACCGAGACGGCCGACGTCGCGGTCAAGGACGGGACCATCGTCGCCGTCGGCGCGGACTCCGCCGACTGGCGCGGCCCGGCCACCGCCGTCCACGACCTGGCGGGCGCCACCCTGACGCCCGGTCTGGTCGACGGCCACATGCACCCGGTGCTCGGCTCCACCAGCTTCACCGGAATCGACCTCTCCGGCTGCCACGACGTCGACCAGCTGCGCGCCGCGCTGGCCGAGGCGGTCCGGACCACCGGACGCGGCGAGTGGATCACCGGCTTCGCGCTCGACCACAACACCTTCGCCGGACAGCCGATCACCAACTCCCTGATCGAGGACGTCCTCGACGGCATCCCCGCCGTACTGGTCCTCTACGACGGCCACTCCGCACTGGCCAGCGAGGCCGCGCTGCGCGCCGCCGGGATCGACGGGCCGCGCGACTTCGCCAGCCGCTCGGAGATCGTCTGCGACCCGGAGGGACGGCCGACCGGCCTGCTGCTGGAGGACGGCGCCGTCCGCCTGGTGCAGCAGGTCACGCCGATCCCGGACCTGGCGGAGCGCCGGACCAAGGTCCTGGGGGTGCTGCAGGCGATGGCCGCCACCGGGCTGACCGGCGGCCATGTGATGGACCTCAACGGCGACTCGCTGGAGCTGGTCTCCGGCCTGGAAGAGCTGCCGCTCCGGCTGCGCTTCGCCCCCTGGGCGATGCCGGGCGAGATCGACGACCAGATCGACGAGCTGATCGACCGCCACGGCACGGCGGGCCACCGCTGGAGCATCGACGCGGTGAAGTTCTTCATCGACGGCACGGTGGAGGGCGGCACCGCCTGGCTGGAGCACGCCGACTGCCACGGCCGGAGCACGGACTCCTTCTGGCGCGACCCCGCCCAGTACACCCGGGCGGTCCACCGGCTGGACGCGGCCGGGATCCAGACCGCGACCCACGCCATCGGCGACGCCGGTGTCCGGTACGCCCTGGACACCGTCGCCGGCGCCCCGGGCCGCGGCCGGACGGACGCGGTCCGGCACCGGATCGAGCACATCGAGACGCTGCCGTACGAGCAGATCAGGCGTTTCGCGGAGCTCGGCGTCGCCGCCTCGATGCAGCCCACCCACACCGCCTACACCAAGGCCGACCACAGCGACGAGTGGTCGCTCCGGGTCGGCGCGGAGCGCGCGGCGCGCGCCTGGTGCTGCCGGGACCTGCGCGACAGCGGCGCCACCCTGGTCCTCGGCTCGGACTGGCCGATCGCCCACTTCGATCCGCGCCAGGTGCTGGCCACGGCCCAGCTGCGCCGGCTCCCCGGCACGGATGCCGCGCCGGTCCTCCCCGAGCAGGCCCTGACCGGGCTGATGGCGCTGGAGGGGATGACCAGTCACGCCGCGTACGCCACCGGCCAGGAGCGGCACGCGGGCCGGATCGCCCCGGGCTACCGCGCCGACCTGACCGCCTTCGCCGTCGACCCGGCCACCGCCGCGCCGGACGAGCTGGCCGAGGCCCCCATCCGGCTCACCATGCTCGACGGAACGGCGACCCACCGCGAGGACTGA
- a CDS encoding MmcQ/YjbR family DNA-binding protein, protein MTPDALKAACLELNGAVETFPFNAETSVFKVGGKIFALSALDAEPLRVSLKCEPELALRLRAAYPAITGGWHLNKRHWNTVLLDASVPDRLVREMIEDSYDLVAAGLPRAERLTLDRPGAPRDRPEPQL, encoded by the coding sequence ATGACACCTGACGCGCTGAAGGCCGCCTGCCTGGAGCTGAACGGAGCGGTGGAGACCTTCCCGTTCAACGCGGAGACCTCGGTCTTCAAGGTGGGCGGCAAGATCTTCGCCCTCTCGGCGCTGGACGCCGAGCCGCTGCGGGTCAGCCTGAAGTGCGAGCCCGAGCTCGCGCTGCGGCTGCGGGCCGCGTATCCGGCGATCACCGGCGGCTGGCACCTCAACAAGCGGCACTGGAACACCGTGCTGCTCGACGCCTCGGTGCCCGACCGGCTGGTCCGCGAGATGATCGAGGACTCCTACGACCTGGTCGCCGCCGGGCTCCCGCGCGCCGAGCGGCTGACCCTGGACCGGCCGGGCGCGCCGCGCGACCGCCCAGAGCCGCAGCTCTGA
- a CDS encoding TetR/AcrR family transcriptional regulator, whose translation MRELGAQHVTMDAVATAAQVGKGTLFRRFGDREGLMRALLDHAETEYQRGFLTGPPPLGPGAPACERLEAFGRSTIRHHLDHLDLYLAADPCAERRLLVPAEMLRVHHMATLLRQAGAGGDTELLAQALNGYLDPVLLHHLHVQRGYPRARLEDGWHQLATRLLAGAAAEVPRRCR comes from the coding sequence GTGCGCGAGCTCGGCGCGCAGCACGTGACCATGGACGCCGTCGCCACCGCCGCCCAGGTGGGCAAGGGCACGCTGTTCCGGCGCTTCGGCGACCGGGAGGGGTTGATGCGGGCGCTGCTGGACCACGCGGAGACGGAGTACCAGCGCGGCTTCCTGACCGGCCCGCCGCCGCTCGGACCGGGCGCACCGGCCTGCGAGCGGCTGGAGGCGTTCGGGCGCAGCACGATCCGCCACCACCTGGACCACCTCGACCTCTACCTGGCCGCCGACCCCTGCGCCGAACGGCGGCTGCTGGTCCCCGCCGAGATGCTGCGGGTGCACCACATGGCCACGCTGCTCCGGCAGGCCGGAGCCGGGGGCGACACCGAGCTGCTCGCCCAGGCCCTCAACGGCTATCTCGACCCGGTCCTGCTGCACCACCTCCATGTGCAGCGCGGCTACCCGCGGGCCCGACTGGAGGACGGCTGGCACCAGCTGGCCACCCGGCTGCTCGCCGGGGCCGCCGCCGAAGTCCCGCGCCGATGTCGGTAG
- a CDS encoding DUF2206 domain-containing protein: MSRAASTTGAAATGAAATGARPAGTGPAGTSPAGSRLPGWARGRSGVMAATALGCAVEMVPGLPGLPLTLAGLWLLLLAPTLVWRGTAARAVSTRDGSLLLAVGLTLITDMVVALGVNTLLPLVGDARPLTRTVLAAAAALTVIVLGMFLPEEARAARAARTTGARPGLPRGALPVGALGAVALLLSVAGPIRLNNGLGGGVSTVALVAVAALLLLVLVRRGRYPAAVLGCGLYAASLSLLLLVSLRGWYITGHDIQREYEYFQLTLGGSRWNVAAYPNPYNACLSITLLPVSLVRLTAIPGVYVFKIVLPLLFALTPLLVHRTVRNVAPQLVSLLSAVFFLVFPTFYTDMTYLGRQEIAFVLLGCAMVVVTDTGRPLRARRTAFTVLLAGIVLSHYSTTYVVVGVLGIGFATDLLWRLVTRGKRRRLRRRDPLTSSHAFVSWWMVLVPAVLAVVWAAPITHTSGQLQTTLGNVYQGIAHLGHGQATGTPQQQLADYRAQTLIQTAGKRAGGSYLPLSTVNAYPVTAVPTPNLPLTAAGRALQATGVSTVTVNGLLREAAALGFEALLLLGLVVTLRGRRKCFRPARDQVTLTVGSVGMVALLTVLPQLAVDYSVQRAFQQGLFCFAPFIAAGALRLARWFGRRSVPVVCVLVIGLFLDLTGVVPKVLGGYPAQLQLSNSGQYYDVYYPTTQERMASYWLSRQIDATPQGRPEPVVQTDSFTFSREQTLFTGPVMGDIFPTVLDRNAYVLLGTTTVVQDTVTIYYQGDLVTYRYPMGLLQSTKDEIYSNEGAEIYR, translated from the coding sequence ATGAGCCGCGCCGCGAGCACGACCGGCGCGGCTGCGACCGGAGCGGCTGCGACCGGCGCGCGTCCGGCCGGTACGGGTCCCGCCGGTACGAGTCCGGCGGGGTCGCGCCTGCCCGGCTGGGCCCGGGGGCGCTCCGGGGTCATGGCCGCGACCGCGCTCGGCTGCGCCGTCGAGATGGTGCCGGGCCTGCCCGGGCTGCCGCTCACCCTGGCCGGGCTCTGGCTGCTGCTGCTCGCCCCGACCCTGGTCTGGCGCGGGACCGCCGCCCGGGCGGTCTCCACCCGGGACGGCAGCCTGCTGCTGGCCGTGGGCCTGACACTGATCACCGACATGGTGGTCGCCCTCGGCGTGAACACCCTGCTGCCGCTGGTGGGTGACGCCCGGCCACTGACCCGGACCGTGCTCGCCGCCGCCGCCGCGCTCACCGTGATCGTCCTCGGGATGTTCCTCCCCGAGGAGGCCCGAGCGGCCCGAGCGGCCCGGACGACCGGGGCGCGGCCGGGGCTGCCCCGGGGCGCCCTGCCGGTCGGGGCGCTGGGCGCGGTCGCCCTGCTGCTGTCGGTGGCCGGGCCGATCCGGCTCAACAACGGCCTGGGCGGCGGCGTCAGCACCGTCGCCCTGGTCGCCGTCGCCGCCCTGCTGCTGCTGGTGCTGGTGCGACGCGGGCGCTACCCGGCCGCCGTGCTCGGCTGCGGCCTGTACGCCGCCTCGCTCTCGCTGCTGCTGCTGGTCTCACTGCGCGGCTGGTACATCACCGGCCACGACATCCAGCGCGAGTACGAGTACTTCCAGCTGACCCTGGGCGGATCGCGGTGGAACGTCGCCGCCTACCCCAACCCCTACAACGCCTGCCTCAGCATCACCCTGCTGCCGGTCTCGCTGGTCCGCCTCACCGCGATCCCCGGCGTCTACGTCTTCAAGATCGTCCTGCCGCTGCTGTTCGCGCTGACCCCGCTGCTGGTCCACCGCACCGTCCGGAACGTGGCCCCGCAACTGGTCTCGCTGCTCTCGGCCGTCTTCTTCCTGGTGTTCCCGACCTTCTACACGGACATGACCTACCTCGGCCGGCAGGAGATCGCCTTCGTGCTGCTCGGCTGCGCGATGGTGGTGGTGACCGACACCGGGCGCCCGCTGCGCGCCCGCCGGACGGCCTTCACGGTGCTGCTGGCCGGCATCGTGCTCTCGCACTACTCGACCACCTACGTGGTGGTCGGTGTCCTCGGCATCGGCTTCGCCACCGACCTGCTCTGGCGGCTGGTCACCCGCGGCAAGCGCCGGCGGCTGCGCCGACGCGACCCGCTGACCAGCTCACACGCCTTCGTCAGCTGGTGGATGGTGCTCGTCCCGGCGGTGCTGGCGGTGGTCTGGGCCGCCCCGATCACCCACACCAGCGGGCAGTTGCAGACCACTCTCGGCAACGTCTACCAGGGCATCGCCCACCTCGGCCACGGCCAGGCGACCGGCACCCCGCAGCAGCAGCTGGCCGACTACCGCGCCCAGACCCTGATCCAGACGGCCGGCAAGCGCGCCGGCGGCAGCTACCTCCCGCTGTCCACCGTCAACGCCTACCCGGTCACCGCCGTGCCGACCCCGAACCTGCCGCTCACCGCCGCCGGGCGGGCGCTGCAGGCGACCGGCGTCTCCACGGTCACGGTCAACGGGCTGCTGCGGGAGGCCGCCGCGCTCGGGTTCGAGGCACTGCTGCTGCTCGGGCTGGTGGTGACGCTGCGGGGCCGCCGCAAGTGCTTCCGGCCCGCACGGGACCAGGTCACCCTGACCGTGGGGTCGGTCGGGATGGTCGCGCTGCTCACCGTGCTGCCCCAGCTCGCGGTCGACTACAGCGTCCAGCGCGCCTTCCAGCAGGGGCTGTTCTGCTTCGCCCCGTTCATCGCCGCCGGGGCGCTGCGGTTGGCCCGCTGGTTCGGCCGGCGGTCCGTCCCGGTGGTCTGCGTGCTGGTGATCGGGCTGTTCCTGGACCTGACCGGCGTGGTGCCGAAGGTCCTCGGCGGCTACCCGGCCCAGCTGCAGCTCAGCAACTCCGGCCAGTACTACGACGTCTACTACCCCACCACGCAGGAGCGGATGGCCTCCTACTGGCTGAGCCGGCAGATCGACGCCACCCCGCAGGGGAGGCCCGAGCCGGTGGTGCAGACCGACTCCTTCACCTTCAGCCGCGAGCAGACCCTGTTCACCGGGCCGGTGATGGGCGACATCTTCCCCACCGTGCTCGACCGGAACGCCTACGTGCTGCTCGGCACGACCACCGTGGTGCAGGACACGGTGACCATCTACTACCAGGGCGACCTGGTGACCTACCGCTACCCTATGGGTCTCCTCCAGAGCACCAAGGACGAGATCTACAGCAATGAAGGGGCTGAGATCTACCGATGA
- a CDS encoding glycosyltransferase family 2 protein, with amino-acid sequence MDSLSIVIPALNEASNLPSVLASVPVDELAAGGWGTEVVVVDNGSTDGTAEVARSLGARVVLQPKRGYGNAYLAGFEAATGTVIATGDADCTYPFDALPELLRTLVERDVEFMTTDRLQRANRPAMKPTHSIANHALSALSRRLFHNGLRDSQSGMWIFRRYVWHGIDVRSEGMAFSQEIKNAATVAGYRFLEVPIEYRKRAGEVKLNALPDGMANLRQLFEHRFRRTRSGEPVLDPADSTSAGVPAQRRHTEEYEVA; translated from the coding sequence ATGGACAGCCTGTCTATCGTCATACCGGCCCTCAACGAGGCGTCCAACCTGCCCTCGGTGCTCGCCTCGGTGCCGGTGGACGAACTGGCGGCCGGAGGCTGGGGCACCGAGGTGGTGGTGGTCGACAACGGCTCGACCGACGGCACCGCCGAGGTCGCCCGCTCGCTCGGGGCACGCGTCGTGCTCCAGCCCAAGCGCGGCTACGGCAACGCCTACCTGGCCGGCTTCGAGGCCGCCACCGGCACCGTGATCGCCACCGGCGACGCCGACTGCACCTACCCCTTCGACGCCCTGCCGGAGCTGCTGCGCACGCTGGTGGAGCGGGACGTGGAGTTCATGACGACGGATCGGCTGCAGCGCGCCAACCGCCCGGCCATGAAGCCGACCCACTCCATCGCCAACCACGCGCTGAGCGCGCTCAGCCGCCGGCTCTTCCACAACGGGCTGCGCGACTCCCAGTCCGGCATGTGGATATTCCGACGCTATGTCTGGCACGGGATCGACGTCCGCTCGGAGGGCATGGCCTTCTCGCAGGAGATCAAGAACGCCGCCACGGTCGCCGGTTACCGCTTCCTGGAGGTGCCGATCGAGTACCGCAAGCGCGCCGGCGAGGTGAAGCTGAACGCACTGCCCGACGGCATGGCCAACCTGCGGCAGCTCTTCGAGCACCGCTTCCGCCGGACCAGGTCCGGGGAGCCGGTCCTGGACCCGGCGGACAGCACGAGCGCGGGCGTCCCGGCCCAGCGGCGGCACACCGAGGAATACGAAGTCGCATGA
- a CDS encoding APC family permease, translated as MERKLHRGTLGTGDIAFFVISAAAPLMILAGVAPYAILVGGIGAPSAYLIAGIVLTVFAVGFTTMSRYVTNAGAFYAYITRGLGRPAGVAAAILALVSYNAVQIGMYGLLGSVAQSTVDSLFGVNIAWPWYALTGVALVWFAGYRSIEFGAKLLAVLMVAESGILVVLAAAILLKGGAHGLDLQSYAPKHVFNGSTSSLMVFAFAAFMGFESTAIYRSEARDPRRTIPRATYIAVAFLGIFYSFIAWTIIQGYGSAEVQAAAAQDTAGLVFAEMTTYVGAWATDVMHLLILSSTLASLLAFHNAINRYTKAVADEGMLPRRLAAIHPRTGSPFVAGGLQTALSVVIVAGFAVAGLDPYLKLMIWVNTPGVIGLVLLQVAVAVAVPVFFRGFRHDEGRWRTVVAPIAAAVGMATALYLMVSKIALLSGTTGFVNVVLVGIVPVVIVVGVLLALWLRSARPSVYANIGAEAPSVEKEPEHAHS; from the coding sequence ATGGAGCGAAAGCTGCACCGCGGGACGCTCGGGACCGGTGACATCGCGTTCTTCGTCATCTCCGCCGCCGCACCACTGATGATCCTGGCCGGCGTCGCCCCCTACGCGATCCTGGTCGGCGGCATCGGCGCACCGTCCGCGTACCTGATCGCCGGCATCGTGCTGACCGTCTTCGCCGTCGGGTTCACCACGATGTCCCGCTACGTGACCAACGCCGGGGCGTTCTACGCCTACATCACCCGCGGCCTCGGCCGTCCGGCCGGCGTGGCCGCCGCCATCCTCGCGCTGGTGTCCTACAACGCGGTGCAGATCGGCATGTACGGCCTGCTCGGCAGCGTGGCCCAGTCCACGGTGGACTCGCTGTTCGGCGTGAACATCGCCTGGCCCTGGTACGCCCTGACCGGGGTCGCCCTGGTCTGGTTCGCCGGCTACCGGAGCATCGAGTTCGGCGCCAAGCTGCTGGCCGTGCTGATGGTCGCCGAGTCGGGGATCCTGGTGGTGCTCGCCGCGGCCATCCTGCTCAAGGGCGGCGCCCACGGCCTGGACCTGCAGTCCTACGCGCCGAAGCACGTCTTCAACGGCAGCACCAGCTCGTTGATGGTCTTCGCCTTCGCCGCCTTCATGGGCTTCGAGTCCACCGCGATCTACCGCTCGGAGGCGCGCGACCCGCGCCGGACCATCCCGCGCGCCACCTACATAGCCGTGGCCTTCCTCGGCATCTTCTACAGCTTCATCGCCTGGACGATCATCCAGGGCTACGGCTCGGCCGAGGTCCAGGCCGCCGCCGCGCAGGACACCGCCGGGCTGGTCTTCGCCGAGATGACCACCTATGTGGGCGCCTGGGCCACCGACGTGATGCACCTGCTGATCCTCAGCAGCACCCTCGCCTCGCTGCTGGCCTTCCACAACGCCATCAACCGCTACACCAAGGCCGTCGCCGACGAGGGCATGCTGCCGCGCCGGCTCGCGGCGATCCACCCGAGGACCGGCTCCCCCTTCGTCGCCGGCGGGCTGCAGACGGCGCTCTCGGTGGTGATCGTGGCCGGCTTCGCCGTCGCCGGGCTCGACCCCTACCTCAAGCTGATGATCTGGGTGAACACCCCCGGCGTGATCGGGCTGGTGCTGCTGCAGGTGGCGGTCGCGGTCGCGGTGCCGGTGTTCTTCCGCGGCTTCCGCCACGACGAGGGCAGGTGGCGGACGGTGGTCGCGCCGATCGCGGCGGCGGTCGGGATGGCCACCGCGCTCTACCTGATGGTCTCGAAGATCGCGCTGCTGTCCGGGACCACCGGCTTCGTCAATGTGGTCCTGGTCGGGATCGTGCCCGTGGTGATCGTGGTCGGCGTGCTGCTCGCCCTGTGGCTGAGGTCCGCGCGACCCTCGGTCTACGCCAACATCGGCGCGGAGGCGCCGTCCGTCGAGAAGGAACCGGAACATGCCCACAGCTGA